Proteins found in one Gigantopelta aegis isolate Gae_Host chromosome 12, Gae_host_genome, whole genome shotgun sequence genomic segment:
- the LOC121386846 gene encoding uncharacterized protein SCO4629-like isoform X2 encodes MPWICTCHGEETRWHGRYSKLDVLQANKLWNYMQMGHTIEKADVILVCGSNDTRTAEFATQMYRDGLADWLLFSGNEGLLTKGKWTQPEAKVFEEVAVGLGVPKEVIIVEPRATNTGENMLYSHRALERAGLTPTSIILVHTPYMERRTYATFMKQYPGADNMRASVTSPKMTLEEYPNEDVGSLDDVIDVLIRCLTRIKDYPQMGFQIHQEIPDNVWKAYRHLLKKNQDSHTLMQLRLCCRPT; translated from the exons ATGCCGTGGATATGCACGTGTCACGGAGAAGAAACCCGATGGCATGGACGTTATTCTAAACTGGATGTTCTCCAGGCAAATAAATTATGGAATTACATGCAAATGGGACACACGATTGAAAAG GCCGACGTGATTCTAGTTTGTGGAAGCAATGACACGCGTACAGCCGAGTTCGCTACACAAATGTACCGCGATGGATTGGCGGACTGGCTTCTCTTTTCAGGAAACGAAGGCTTACTCACAAAGG GAAAATGGACTCAACCGGAGGCCAAAGTTTTCGAAGAAGTTGCTGTCGGCCTTGGGGTACCAAAAGAAGTGATAATCGTCGAGCCACGTGCCACCAACACCGGGGAAAACATGCTGTACTCTCACAGAGCACTGGAGAGGGCGGGTCTAACACCGACGTCAATCATCCTCGTACACACACCGTACATGGAACGCAGAACGTATGCGACCTTCATGAAGCAGTACCCAGGAGCAGACAACATGAGGGCGTCAGTGACGTCACCAAAAATGACTCTGGAGGAGTACCCCAACGAGGACGTGGGATcccttgatgacgtcatcgatgtcCTGATTCGCTGTTTGACAAGAATTAAAGATTACCCGCAAATGGGATTTCAGATCCATCAGGAGATCCCGGATAATGTATGGAAAGCCTACAGACATTTGTTGAAGAAAAACCAAGACAGTCACACACTGATGCAACTGCGACTGTGCTGTAGGCCTACGTAG
- the LOC121386846 gene encoding uncharacterized protein SCO4629-like isoform X1, producing MKWIHTLWTKVVRTQGRLFHSRDSRMPWICTCHGEETRWHGRYSKLDVLQANKLWNYMQMGHTIEKADVILVCGSNDTRTAEFATQMYRDGLADWLLFSGNEGLLTKGKWTQPEAKVFEEVAVGLGVPKEVIIVEPRATNTGENMLYSHRALERAGLTPTSIILVHTPYMERRTYATFMKQYPGADNMRASVTSPKMTLEEYPNEDVGSLDDVIDVLIRCLTRIKDYPQMGFQIHQEIPDNVWKAYRHLLKKNQDSHTLMQLRLCCRPT from the exons ATGAAATGG ATCCACACACTATGGACGAAAGTAGTGCGAACGCAAGGCCGTTTGTTCCATTCACGTGACAGCCGAATGCCGTGGATATGCACGTGTCACGGAGAAGAAACCCGATGGCATGGACGTTATTCTAAACTGGATGTTCTCCAGGCAAATAAATTATGGAATTACATGCAAATGGGACACACGATTGAAAAG GCCGACGTGATTCTAGTTTGTGGAAGCAATGACACGCGTACAGCCGAGTTCGCTACACAAATGTACCGCGATGGATTGGCGGACTGGCTTCTCTTTTCAGGAAACGAAGGCTTACTCACAAAGG GAAAATGGACTCAACCGGAGGCCAAAGTTTTCGAAGAAGTTGCTGTCGGCCTTGGGGTACCAAAAGAAGTGATAATCGTCGAGCCACGTGCCACCAACACCGGGGAAAACATGCTGTACTCTCACAGAGCACTGGAGAGGGCGGGTCTAACACCGACGTCAATCATCCTCGTACACACACCGTACATGGAACGCAGAACGTATGCGACCTTCATGAAGCAGTACCCAGGAGCAGACAACATGAGGGCGTCAGTGACGTCACCAAAAATGACTCTGGAGGAGTACCCCAACGAGGACGTGGGATcccttgatgacgtcatcgatgtcCTGATTCGCTGTTTGACAAGAATTAAAGATTACCCGCAAATGGGATTTCAGATCCATCAGGAGATCCCGGATAATGTATGGAAAGCCTACAGACATTTGTTGAAGAAAAACCAAGACAGTCACACACTGATGCAACTGCGACTGTGCTGTAGGCCTACGTAG